The genomic window CCGAGCATCTCGCGGAGAAGATCGCCTCCCACCCAGCAGGCATGCAGGGTGCCGTCCACATAGTCACGGAGTTTCACCTCGCTTTGGTAAAGCTCCGGGAAGGTGAGAAGCAGGGCGGGAAATTCGGCGAGTGTGGGATCTTCCTTGAGGACGAAGAACGGTTCGTGACGTTGGAGCGCGCTGACCTGGCCGATCTGGTGGCCGTTCGCCCACAGTCTGCGGCGCTCGTCGCCTTCACGCGGGCGGAATTTTTTCAGCGCGCCGCATTTCACCACCGGAACCCGTTTCGCCCATGCCGGCTTGGAATAGCGGTGGGAGATGGCCTTGGCGGAACAGGTCTGGAGCGCCTGCCGGACGGTCGCCATGTCCGCCGTTTCCGGTTCCATTTCCTTCCCGAAGGCGACCGTCAGGCCGTAGGGCAGGTGGTAGGGAAGCTTCCGGAAAAAGCTGCCGCGCTCGAAGGAGAAGATGGATCCCCACGAGCCATCCATCCACAGCGGGATGAGCGGGTGGCCGGCTTTTCTCGCGATCAGCTCGAAGCCGCGGTGCAGCTCGTTCAGCGTGCCGGTGCGGGTGAGCTGGCCCTCGGGAAACAGACAGACGAGATCGCCATTCTGCAGCGCCTCGATGGTGATGCGGATGGCCTCGCGCGGTTGCTCGCGGCGGATGTTCACCGTGTGGAAGATGCTGGTGAAAAGCTTCACCGCGGGATTCGCCGTGAACGCTTCGTCCATCACGAAGCGGACAGGGCGGGTGCAGGCGGCGGATATGAAAAACGCGTCCGCGAAAGTGACGTGGTTCGGCAGGAGCAGCGCCCCGCCTTTCGCCGGGATCCGCTCCGGATGCACCGTCCGGATGCGGTAGAGGGTCCGGATGACGGCACAGCCGACGAGACGCAGGAAATCCCCGGGCAGCAGCCGGATGACGGACAGCGTCATCACCCCGCAGGTGAGGCCGATGAAGGCGATTTCCAACCGGAACCCCACCGCATCGGAGAGGTGGAACCATTTCGCCGCAAATTCGAAGACGGCGATGAGAATGACGGCGATGATCCCGGCGAAGCAGTCCTGCAGGTTGACGGCGGACTGGAGTTCGCCGCGTTTGTCCGGCGGATAGCGGTCCTGCATCCAGGCATTGAGCGGCGTGAGGAAGACGGCTGCGGAAAAGGCGAGGAAACCCAGGGCCGCGAGAAACCACATGTCGCCGGGAGTGAGGAGCGCGAGGGAGAGGGCGGCGAGCGTCATCAGCGCGCCCGCGACGGGCACCCATCCGAGTTCGATGCGGCGGCGCATGAGGACGGACGCGCTGCCGAACCCCGCCGCCATTCCCAGCGACGCGGCGGCCATGAAAATGGACGACTGGATGCCGAAGCCCTCGCCACCGCCCGTCATCTGCTTGGCGAGTTTCACCGACCACAGGTTGATGAACGCGGCGAATCCCCAGAAAAACGCCACGCCGAACGACGCGCGGCGGAGGGCGCGGTCCCGCCAGAGATCCGCGAGATTCAGGAAGTGGCTGATGGCGAGTTTCCTCGTGAACGGCGGGCCGTGCTGGGCCGGGACACGTGGGATGGCAAACATGATCGCCAGCGCGGGCACCGCGAACACGGCGAGCAGAAGCAGGGGTCCGAGCGCGGCCTGCCACGCGTATTCCGCACCGCCGCCATGCCCGTCAAAACGGTGGTCGAAAAGCCACCCGGCGAAAATTTGCCCGCAGAGCAGGGCCAGCATCGAGGTCATCTGCTGGATGCCCGTGGCGAAGCCGAGATGCTTCGAACCCACCAGCTCCTTGTTGATCCCCATCTTCGCCGGACTGAAAAACGCCGACTGCACGGCCAGCGCGAAGAATCCGAACAACGCCAGCGGCATGCTCCGCAGGAACACCGCCCCACAGATCCACGCGAGCACTAGCGCCTGCAGGACAGCCGCTCCGAGCATGACGTCCCGTTTTGAAAAACGATCGCTCACCCAGCCCGCGATGGGCGCGAAGAGAACGAACGGCAGCGCCATCATCAGCCCGGCGGCGGAAGGCACGTCCACTTCCAGGCCGGCTCCGGGGATGAGAAAATGAAATCCCACCGCCGCGCCCAGCGGGATGAGCGTGAACTGGGCCATCTTGTCATTGAAGGCGTTCTGCGTCTGCAGCGCGATCATGCTCCAGAAACCGATCCACTGTCTTCGGTTCGGTTCGTTTTCCAGCGGTGCGTCGCTCATTCTCCGGAAAGGCTAGTCGTTGAAAACACGACGGGCAAGACAGAGAAAACGGGATCTGGGATCGGGGTAACAATCATCAACCCGCACAGATCGGGGCAGCCGGAGTCGGTCCTTCCGGTTTCGCGTTCCCCCCGTAAAATGAAGAACGCCGTCCTCCCCCCCGGAAAAACGGCGTTCTAGTTTTTACCCTACCGCGACCCACACTCGTGGCTCTCGGGCAAAGCTGTCATGGGCGGCGCCCACGGCAGAATCATGACACGGCCAATGGAAAAACATATTGGCATTATCCTGATTTTCCCATCAGGAAAAAAGCAGGGTCGTGTCGGCAATTTTACTTACAGGCCCGGGAATTCATTCCACCAGACCATGTTGCATGGCGTAGCGGGTGAGTTCCACGTTCGTGGAAAGCCCCATCTTTTCCGCGATCCTGCTGCGGTAGGTGGCCA from Luteolibacter yonseiensis includes these protein-coding regions:
- a CDS encoding MFS transporter is translated as MSDAPLENEPNRRQWIGFWSMIALQTQNAFNDKMAQFTLIPLGAAVGFHFLIPGAGLEVDVPSAAGLMMALPFVLFAPIAGWVSDRFSKRDVMLGAAVLQALVLAWICGAVFLRSMPLALFGFFALAVQSAFFSPAKMGINKELVGSKHLGFATGIQQMTSMLALLCGQIFAGWLFDHRFDGHGGGAEYAWQAALGPLLLLAVFAVPALAIMFAIPRVPAQHGPPFTRKLAISHFLNLADLWRDRALRRASFGVAFFWGFAAFINLWSVKLAKQMTGGGEGFGIQSSIFMAAASLGMAAGFGSASVLMRRRIELGWVPVAGALMTLAALSLALLTPGDMWFLAALGFLAFSAAVFLTPLNAWMQDRYPPDKRGELQSAVNLQDCFAGIIAVILIAVFEFAAKWFHLSDAVGFRLEIAFIGLTCGVMTLSVIRLLPGDFLRLVGCAVIRTLYRIRTVHPERIPAKGGALLLPNHVTFADAFFISAACTRPVRFVMDEAFTANPAVKLFTSIFHTVNIRREQPREAIRITIEALQNGDLVCLFPEGQLTRTGTLNELHRGFELIARKAGHPLIPLWMDGSWGSIFSFERGSFFRKLPYHLPYGLTVAFGKEMEPETADMATVRQALQTCSAKAISHRYSKPAWAKRVPVVKCGALKKFRPREGDERRRLWANGHQIGQVSALQRHEPFFVLKEDPTLAEFPALLLTFPELYQSEVKLRDYVDGTLHACWVGGDLLREMLGTTQLCKPVEFYDFGSQALVPVYRAEILHLPCLAVDGRVISMSMPDPVRPNAHSDPQVGRKPGTWGKLLPGWVLLPGPDGNLRAYGPAAPQEGLPLPDKAFLDAEGFLTAYKAPPRR